The following is a genomic window from Verrucomicrobiota bacterium.
TGCACCCACGCAAAGGGGTGGACGACCTGATCACGGCATTCAAGACGGTCTGTGCGCGAGTGCCGTCGGCGTTTTTGTACCTGGTTGGAGATGGTCCTTGCCGGTCCGTTTATGAAGGATTGGCCTCTCGGACCGGGTTCGGCGAACGGATTCGGTTTTGCGGATCCCAGGCCGATCCGCGTCCCTACCTGCTGGGATCCGATCTCTTTGTGCTGGCCTCCCATGCCGAACCTGGTGCGCTGGTTCTGCCGGAAGCCCGCGAGGCGGGCTGCGCCATTATCGCCACCTCGGTTGACGGCATCCCGGAGATGCTGGACGGCGGCAAGGCAGGCATTTTAGTTCCTCCACGGAGACCCGACCTGCTGGCCGGTGCGATCATGGAGGTTCTTGGTGATAAAGCGCTTCTTGCCGAAATGCGGGCTCGGTCCCGCTCGAATCTGGATCATTTTACGGTTGATCGAGCGGCTAAGGAGTACATCTCGGTATACCGCAGCCTGTTAGATGGAAGTCACCGCCCTTGATCGTCGCCGGCGGCGGGCCTGCTGAGATCAAGGATGTTCGGGCCGCGGGCAAGTTTGGTCATTCCATCAATGGTACCCGGTTAAACTCAATGCTCGTTTCAAACTGAGCCGAAAGCTTATGAGGATTCGCGTTCCCGCATACAAAACGTCCGCAGCGATCGTCGATGCGTTGCAACGACGATCCGGACCGGTTGCTCGCCTCCTGTGCAGGCTCCTGTACCCCAACCACATGAAGCGCCCGTGGAACGGACCAACGATTGAGCTGGGGCGCCCCGCGGCCCTGGGCGACGTGCTGATGTGCACGCCGGTGCTGCGCGAATTGAAGCGCCGCAACCCGCAACGTCGTATCCGCTTCTACACGGATTACGGGCCGCTGGTGAAGGGTTTGCCCTACATCGATGAGGTCCTGCCCTACGACCGCAGGCCTGCCAACATTCTCGAACTGGGTTACGAGCACGCCGTGCCGCCCGAGGTGCACATTTCGCGGATCATCGGCGACAAACTTGGTCTCAAGCTGACCGACACCCGGCCGGATTGCATCATTCGGAGCGATCTGGTCGAGGGTTATCGGAAAACGTTGGCCCAACTGCCTGCCCCACGCATCGTTTTCCTGCGCCGCGCCAGTGTCTGGACACCGAACAAAACCTGGCCCGACCCGAACTGGGTGACGCTGATCAACTCGGTGGCGCGCAAGGCTGCCATGATCGAGATCGGACAAAAAGATGCGGCTGCCGGAACCATCGCCAGCCCGAATTATGTCGATCTGCGGGGAGAGACATCACTGGAGGAACTGGTGGCACTAGTTGCGGCCTCTGACCTCTACGTCGGACCCGTTTCGGGGCCAATGCACATCGCCGTGAGCGTCGGAACCCCGTCGGTGACGATCTGCGGTGGTTATGAAAGCCCCCGCGGCTTACAGCACGCTCCGGACCTACAGAGCACCCCTAACGTATTTCTCTCTTCAGATCTGCCCTGTGCTCCCTGCTGGCTGCGCGAACCGTGCCCGATCGGTTTAAAGTGCCTGAACGCAATCTCGCCCGCGCAGGTGGAGAAGGCCATGGACGGCGTACTTGCCGCTCATGCCCCGGTCACCGCGACTGCAATCGCAAGAAGTTGAAAACCAGGGATATGCAACACGCTCGGTCTTCGCGAGACGGCGACCCGTGATCGGTATGCCCTGATAACACTTTTGCGTTCATGTCCATTAAAATAGGATTTGCAATCGTTTCGCATAATCATCCGGAGCAACTTCGCCATCTGGTGGCAACGCTCACCGGGATGTTCGATGGGCCTTCCATTGTGTGCCATCACCATTTCGGCAGATGTCCGCTTCGCCCGGAGGATTTCCCAAGCAACGTGCGCTTTGTCGTGCCGCACATCGATGCCAGGTGGGGCCACGTCAGCCTGCCGTTGGCCGCGTTGAGCGCGCTCAGGCTGCTGAGGCAGTATGGACAGCCGGACTGGTTTTTTCTTTTAAGCGGCAGCGATTACCCGGTACGGCCGGCGGATGAGATCACCAACGATCTTTCCGTCACCGATTATGACGCTTTCCTGGACCACCGTGAAATCCTGTATAACGCGGTCCCGCCTGGCCAACTGTCCCGGTACGGGTTCGGACGTCCTGAGTGGATCCCTTTGGCCTACGACAGGTACTGCGCCTATCGTTTCCGGTTGATCTACCCATCGCGAGCGCTCCTGTATTCAGGTTCTTTTCCATTTTGGAAGAGGCCTTTTCTCATCCGTAAGCCCGGACTGATCCGTTTGATCGAATGGTTTCAGCCCCGGTTAAGGGCGTGTCGTCCTGCGAAGATTTATGGCGGGGATTTCTGGTTTCACGCCAATCGAAAAACCATCGACCGGCTGCTGGATTCGCCTCTGGAGAAACTCGCCCGCTACTATCAAAACATTTACGTTCCTGAGGAATCATTCCTGCACACGGCATTGTGCAATCACGCCGGCCTCCGGATCTGTGCGGATCACAAGCGCTACGAAGACTGGAGCCGCGACGAACCCCATCCGAAATGGCTTGAGGAGTCGGACGTGCCGAAGATCCGTGCATCCGGCGCCTACTTCGCCAGGAAATTCCGGCCGGACGGGATCGTGCGAAGGTTAATCGACGAGGAGGCGCTGCGGATCTCCAGTTAACCACTGCCGGAATCCAGATGTCGGTTAAAGTCGGATTCGCCATCGTCTCGCACAATCACCCGGAGCAACTGTTCCGCCTTGTCAGAACGCTCAACGCGATGTTCGACGCGCCTCCGATTGCGTGTAACCACAACTTCAGCATGTGTTCGTTGCAGCCGGAGATTTTTCCCGGCAACGTACGATTCGTCATTCCGCACGTTAACGCGCGGTGGGGTCACATCAGTATTCCCCTGGCGGCCTTGAGTGCGCTTCGGCTCGTGAGGCAGCATGGACAGCCTGACTGGTTTGTCTTGTTGAGCGGCAGCGATTATCCGGTGCGGCCGGCCCACGAAATCATGCATGACCTGTCCACGACGGGGTACGATGCGTTTCTGGACCACCGTGAGGTTCGTCTCAATTCGCCGTCACCGTCCCCGGCCGGCCCGGTAGTCCGGCACGGATACGAACGCCCGGAATGGGTCGGTGAGGCATACCGCAGATACTGCGCCTATTGTTTCTGTCTACCTTGGCCTTCGCCGAAGCGCCTGCTTTCAGGTGGTTTGCCGTTCTGGAAGAGGCGAGTTCCCATCCGCCATCCCGGGTTGATCCGGATGATTGAACGGCTCCAACCCCGGTTGACGGTTTGCCGGCCGCCGAAGATTTTCGCGGGGGATTTTTGGTTTGAGGCGAATCGGAAGGCCATCGATTGGCTGCTGGATCCTTCCTTGGAGAAGCTGGTACGTTTCTACGAGAGAAAACACATTCCTGACGAATCCATTTTCCATACGGCGCTTTGCAATCACACGGCTTTAGGCATCTGCGCGGATAACAAGCGGTACGCAGACTGGACGGGCGGCGGATCGCATCCCAAGTGGCTCGACCTCTCCGATGTGCCAAGGATAATTGCCTCCGGGGCGCATTTCGCCAGGAAGTTCCTGCCCGGCGGCAGGGTACAAGACTATATCGATAGGAAATTGTTACAGCTATGACGCGCAAAACTATACGGCAAGCGGACCGGTTCCAGGCCTCATGGCCGGGTTCTTCCCACGCGTTCGACAGAACTCCGGGCGGGCGCCGGCGACGCCGCGAGAACCGGGATTAACCGTTGCGCCAGCGCGTAATCTGCGGGCGTCCCGATATCAACGAACCCCCTGACTGCCTTGACGGCAACGGGCTTCAATAAAGAAAGGTATTTGGGTAGAAAATCGCGCTCAAAGGAAAACGCGTCAGGAATTGGATACCTGCAGAAAAGGTCCCGCCGAAGGCAGTAAATCCCCGCGTTGACGTAGCCGCCGGTTGAGCCTTCTTTCTCGTGGAAGCCCGTCATAATACGGCTTGCCTCGTGGATGCTGATCGCCCCGTATCGCGCGACCTCATCCGAATGGGCAATCGCGACGGCGAGGTCAACTCCCGGCGCTTCGAACGGGTGCATCATTTCTCGAAGGTCGGCATCCGCGTAAGTATCACCGTTCAACACGATTACGTGGGGTTCCCTGGCTTGTGCTAACGCCAGTTTGATCGCACCACCTGTTCCCAACGGTTCGCCCTCGACAGAGTACGATATACTGATGCCGTTAAATGCCTCGCCGAAATAGTCCTGAATGGCTTGTGATTTGTACCCGGTTGCAAGGATCACGTGCCCGACCCTTTGCTGATGCAGACGCGTCAGCAACCACCAGAGAAACGGCTTTCCGGCAATGTCCGCCATCGGTTTCGGCAGGTCGCGAACCAATGCGCTTAGCCGGGTGCCTTGGCCGCCTGCAAGCACGACAACCTCAATCATGGTACGTACGAGAAGCCTCCCTGGGCCGTTTAACTGGACCACGCTGTAAAACTCATGGGCAGGCACGTATCAGGCGCCGGATCGACGACGCCTTGCCCGTCACATCACTTTCCAGGAGAGGACGCCTCGTTCAACGAACCGGCAAGTGGAGACGTACTCCGCAAGCTCCTGCAGGCAATTCATAACGCGCTTTCTCTTGAGGGGGTCGACGATAAACATCATAAACCCACCGCCCCCCGCCCCGGACACTTTCCCGGCCCGCGCACCCGCCTTCATGGCGACCTCATAGAGTTCAT
Proteins encoded in this region:
- a CDS encoding nucleotidyltransferase family protein; translated protein: MIEVVVLAGGQGTRLSALVRDLPKPMADIAGKPFLWWLLTRLHQQRVGHVILATGYKSQAIQDYFGEAFNGISISYSVEGEPLGTGGAIKLALAQAREPHVIVLNGDTYADADLREMMHPFEAPGVDLAVAIAHSDEVARYGAISIHEASRIMTGFHEKEGSTGGYVNAGIYCLRRDLFCRYPIPDAFSFERDFLPKYLSLLKPVAVKAVRGFVDIGTPADYALAQRLIPVLAASPAPARSSVERVGRTRP
- a CDS encoding glycosyltransferase family 9 protein produces the protein MKRPWNGPTIELGRPAALGDVLMCTPVLRELKRRNPQRRIRFYTDYGPLVKGLPYIDEVLPYDRRPANILELGYEHAVPPEVHISRIIGDKLGLKLTDTRPDCIIRSDLVEGYRKTLAQLPAPRIVFLRRASVWTPNKTWPDPNWVTLINSVARKAAMIEIGQKDAAAGTIASPNYVDLRGETSLEELVALVAASDLYVGPVSGPMHIAVSVGTPSVTICGGYESPRGLQHAPDLQSTPNVFLSSDLPCAPCWLREPCPIGLKCLNAISPAQVEKAMDGVLAAHAPVTATAIARS